The nucleotide window GGCCGCAAGACGGGCCGTGGCTTCCGCGAATATGCCAAGCGCTGAGCGTCCGGGCGACTGGTTCCCCACCGGCACGGAGTGGGGCGGACTGCTCAAACCCGCCGCAGACCCCCCGCCCCTGACGGGCGGGGGGATCGGTGGACATGCGCATTCTCCTGCGCAGATGCAGTACGTTCGGGGCATGTCCCAGCCCGCCAAGTCCTCACGTACAGCAGCTACGCCCGACGCGCCGGAGAGTGCCGCGAGCAGTCGCGCCGCCGCCCAACGACTCAAGATGCGCCGGGAACTGGCGGCCGCGGCCATGGAGCTGTTCTCGACGAAGGGGTACGAGGCAACCACCGTCGACGAGATCGCGGCGGCGGCCGGCGTCGCCCGCCGCACCTTCTTCCGCCACTTCCGCTCCAAGGAAGAGGCGATCTTCCCGGACCACGACGACACCCTGATCCGCGCCGAGGCGGTCCTCAACGCGGCCCCCGCGCACGAGCACCCGCTCGACACGGTGTGCCGCGGCATCAAGGAAGTCATGAAGATGTACGCGGCCCGGCCGGAGATCTCGGTCGCCCGCTACAAGCTGACCCGTGAGGTGCCGACCCTGCGGGAGGCAGAGATCGCCTCCGTGGCCCGCTACGAACGCCTCTTCACCCGCTATCTGCTGGGCCACTTCGACGAGCACGCCCACCACGACGACGTGGGCGACGACCCGCTGCTCGCGGAGGTCGCCGCCTCGGCGGTCGTCACCGCGCACAACCACGTGCTGCGGCGCTGGCTCAGGTCCGGTGCCCAGGGCGACGTGGAGGCCCAGCTCGACCACGCCTTCGCGATCGTCCGCAGGACCTTCGGCACCGGCATCGGCGCGGGCCGCACCACGGCCCCGCAGCCGGCCGCCGCGACGGCCTCCACCCACGGCGAGGTCCTGGTCACGGTCGCCCGCACGGACGCCCCCCTCGACGAGGTCATGCGGACCATCGAAGAGGCGCTGCAAAACCGCTGAGACCCTCAGCGGGACCGCTGAAACCGCGATCTACTCATCAGTAGCTGTGAGAACGGCCACCCCGGCGGGTGGCCGTTTTGGCATGTCAGGCCCCCTTTGCCCGCCACGCTGATCGATCATCGCTCAGTTGTTACGTAAAGATTTCACCTGAGCGAACTTTCTGGCACTCGGTGCCTTGCGGGGTGACACGGCGTGCCATACGTTGAAGTAGTCCGAGCGGTCGGCGTACAGAAACCTTCCGTATGCCGACTGTCCCCGCAGCCCGATGGACTGCGCGCCCGGACGCCTGCGTCACAGGCACCCTTCCGCGCCACAAAGCGCCGCCACAACAGCATCCCTCCGCCGAACCGACGGCAGTTCCACAACCAGCTCAGCAGCACCCGACGTAACCCTCAGCAGCGTCTTCCCTCAGGACGCTCGTCGCCGGAGGCACCACCGTGAAGGAAATCCTGGACGCGATCCAGTCGCCGGAGTCCACGTCCGCCGACTTCGCCGCTCTGCCGCTCCCCGAGTCCTACCGCGCGATCACCGTGCACAAGGACGAGACCGAGATGTTCGCGGGCCTCGAGACCCGCGACAAGGACCCCCGCAAGTCGCTGCACCTCGACGAGGTGCCCCTGCCGGAGCTCGGCCCGGGCGAGGCCCTGGTGGCTGTCATGGCCTCCTCGGTCAACTACAACTCCGTGTGGACCTCGATCTTCGAGCCGCTGTCGACCTTCGGCTTCCTGGAGCGCTACGGCCGGCTCAGCGAGCTGACCAAGCGCCACGACCTGCCGTACCACGTCATCGGCTCCGACCTCGCGGGCGTCGTCCTGCGCACCGGCCCGGGCGTCAACGCCTGGAAGCCCGGTGACGAGGTCGTCGCGCACTGCCTCTCCGTCGAGCTGGAGTCGTCCGACGGCCACAACGACACGATGCTCGACCCCGAGCAGCGGATCTGGGGCTTCGAGACGAACTTCGGCGGTCTCGCCGAGATCGCCCTCGTCAAGTCCAACCAGCTGATGCCGAAGCCGGACCACCTCAGCTGGGAGGAGGCCGCCGCTCCGGGCCTGGTCAACTCGACCGCGTACCGCCAGCTGGTCTCCCGCAACGGCGCCGGCATGAAGCAGGGCGACAACGTCCTGATCTGGGGCGCGAGCGGCGGACTCGGCAGCTACGCCACGCAGTTCGCGCTGGCCGGTGGCGCCAACCCGATCTGTGTCGTCTCCAGCGACCAGAAGGCGGACATCTGCCGGGCGATGGGCGCCGAGGCGATCATCGACCGCAACGCCGAGGACTACAAGTTCTGGAAGGACGAGCACAACCAGGACCCCAGGGAGTGGAAGCGCTTCGGCAAGCGCATCCGTGAGCTGACCGACGGCGAGGACGTCGACATCGTCTTCGAGCACCCGGGCCGCGAGACCTTCGGCGCCTCCGTCTACGTCACGCGCAAGGGCGGCACGATCGTCACCTGCGCCTCGACCTCGGGCTACAACCACGAGTACGACAACCGCTACCTGTGGATGTCCCTGAAGCGGATCATCGGCTCGCACTTCGCCAACTACCGCGAGGCCTGGGAGGCCAACCGGCTGATCGCGAAGGGCAAGATCCACCCGACGCTCTCCAAGGTCTACTCCCTGGAGGAGACCGGGCAGGCCGCGTACGACGTGCACCGCAACCTCCATCAGGGCAAGGTCGGCGTGCTCGCGCTGGCCCCCGAGGAAGGGCTGGGCGTGCGCGACCACGAGAAGCGCGCGCAGCACATCGACGCCATCAACCGCTTCCGCAACATCTGAGGTCACAGATGACTGAGCGTCAGAAGGACCGGCCGTGGCTCATGCGCACGTACGCAGGTCACTCCACGGCCGAGGCGTCCAACGAGCTGTACCGGCGTAACCTCGCCAAGGGCCAGACCGGTCTGTCGGTGGCGTTCGACCTGCCGACGCAGACCGGCTACGACTCCGACCACATCCTCGCCCGCGGCGAGGTCGGCAGGGTCGGCGTGCCGGTCGCGCACCTCGGTGACATGCGCAGGCTGTTCCAGGACATCCCCCTGGAGCAGATGAACACCTCGATGACCATCAACGCCACCGCCATGTGGCTGCTGGCGCTCTACCAGGTCGTCGCTGAGGAGCAGGGCGTGGACATCACGCAGCTCCAGGGGACGACCCAGAACGACATCGTCAAGGAGTACCTGTCCCGCGGCACGCATGTGTTCCCGCCGGTGCCGAGTCTGCGCCTGACGACGGACATGATCGCGTACACGGTCTCCCACATCCCGAAGTGGAACCCGATCAACATCTGCAGCTACCACCTGCAGGAGGCCGGGGCCACGCCGGTGCAGGAGATCGCGTACGCGATGTCCACGGCGATCGCCGTCCTGGACGCCGTCCGCGACAGCGGTCAGGTGCCCGCCGAGAAGTTCGGTGACGTCGTCGCCCGTATCTCCTTCTTCGTGAACGCGGGCGTCCGCTTCATCGAGGAGATGTGCAAGATGCGGGCGTTCGGCCGCATCTGGGACAAGGTCACGCGCGAGCGGTACGGCATCGAGAACGCCAAGCAGCGCCGCTTCCGCTACGGCGTGCAGGTCAACTCCCTCGGGCTGACCGAGGCGCAGCCGGAGAACAACGTCCAGCGGATCGTGCTGGAGATGCTGGCCGTGACCCTCTCCAAGGACGCCCGCGCGCGTGCCGTGCAGCTGCCGGCCTGGAACGAGGCCCTCGGTCTTCCCCGGCCGTGGGACCAGCAGTGGTCGCTGCGCATCCAGCAGGTGCTGGCACACGAGAGCGATCTGCTGGAGTACGAGGACATCTTCGAGGGTTCGCACGTCATCGAGGCGAAGGTCGCGAAGCTGGTCGAGGAGTCGCTCACCGAGATCGACCGGATCCAGGAGATGGGCGGCGCGATGGCCGCCGTCGAGTCGGGCTACCTGAAGTCGCAGCTCGTCTCCTCGCACGCCGAGCGCCGGGGGCGGATCGAGTCCGGGCAGGAGAAGATCGTCGGCGTCAACATCTTCGAGTCGACCGAGCCGAACCCGCTGACCGCCGACCTGGACGCGGCGATCCAGACGGTCGACCCGGCGGTCGAGGCCCGGGTGATCGCGTCGCTGCGGAACTGGCGCGACACCCGCTACCAGCCGCCCTTCAACCACCCGCGCCCGTGCAAGGCGCTGGAGCGGCTGAAGGAGGCCGCCAAGGGCACCGACAACCTCATGGAGGCCACCCTGGAGTGCGCCCGCGCCGGGGTCACGACCGGCGAGTGGGCAGGGGCCCTGCGCGAGGTGTTCGGGGAGTTCCGGGCGCCGACCGGGGTCTCGTCGGCGCCGGTGGCGGTCCCCGTCGAGGAAGGCTCGGCCCTGAGCGGGGTGCGCCGCAAGGTGGAGCTGACGGCGAAGGACCTGAACGTCGGCAAGCTGCGCTTCCTGGTCGGCAAGCCGGGCCTGGACGGGCACTCCAACGGGGCCGAGCAGATCGCCGTGCGGGCCCGTGACGCCGGGTTCGAGGTGGTCTACCAGGGCATCCGGCTGACCCCCGAGCAGATCGTGGACGCGGCCCTGGCGGAGGACGTGCACGCGGTCGGGCTGTCCATCCTCTCCGGCTCGCACGCGCAGCTCGTGCCGGACGTGCTGGAGCGGCTGCGGGAGGCCGGTGCGCACGACATCCCGGTGATCGCCGGCGGGATCATCCCGAACGGCGACGCCGAGCAGCTCAGGGCCGCCGGAGTGGCCGCGGTCTTCACCCCGAAGGACTTCGACATCACCGGGATCATCGGCCGTATCGTCGACGAGATCCGCAAAGCGAACAAGCTCGACCCCCTGGAGGTCCCCGCATGACCGTCAACCGTCTGCGTCCCCGCCGCTCGTGTCTCGCGGTACCGGGAAGCAACCCCCGCTTCCTGGAGAAGGCGCAGGGCCTCCCGGCGGACCAGGTCTTCCTCGACCTGGAGGACGCGTGCGCGCCGCTCGCCAAGCCCGAGGCGCGGCACACCATCGTCAAGTTCCTCAACGAGGGCGACTGGACGGGCAAGACGCGGGTCGTGCGCGTCAACGACTGGACGACCGAGTGGACGTACCGCGACGTCGTGACGGTGGTCGAGGGAGCCGGCCAGAACCTCGACTGCATCATGCTGCCGAAGGTGCAGACCGCGCAGCAGGTCGTCGCCCTCGACCTCCTGCTGACCCAGATCGAGAAGACGATGGGCTTCGAGGTCGGCAAGATCGGCATCGAGGCGCAGATCGAGAACGCGCAGGGTCTGAACAACGTCAACGAGATCGCGACGGCGTCCCAGCGCGTCGAGACGATCATCTTCGGACCGGCCGACTTCATGGCGTCGATCAACATGAAGTCGCTGGTCGTGGGCGAGCAGCCGCCCGGCTACCCGGCGGACGCCTACCACTACATCCTGATGAAGATCCTGATGGCCGCCCGTGCCAACAACCTCCAGGCGATCGACGGCCCCTACCTGCAGATCCGCAACATCGACGGCTATCGCGAGGTCGCGCAGCGTGCCGCCGCGCTCGGCTTCGACGGCAAGTGGGTGCTGCACCCGGGCCAGGTCGAGGCGTCCAACGAGATCTTCTCGCCCTCCCAGGAGGACTACGACCACGCCGAGCTGATCCTGGACGCGTACGACTACTACACGTCCGAGGCGGGCGGCAGGAAGGGCTCGGCGATGCTCGGCGACGAGATGATCGACGAGGCCAGCCGCAAGATGGCCCTGGTCATCTCCGGCAAGGGACGCGCCGCCGGCATGCAGCGCACGTCGAAGTTCGAGATCCCGGAGGCCTGAGCGCGATGCAGTTCGGACGCACCTACGAGGAGTTCGAGGTCGGGGCGGTCTACAAGCACTGGCCCGGGAAGACGGTCACGGAGTACGACGACCACCTCTTCTGTCTCCTCACCATGAACCACCACCCGCTCCACATGGACACCAACTACGCGGAGAAGACGACCGACTTCGGCAAGAACGTCGTCGTGGGGAACTACATCTACTCGCTGCTGCTCGGCATGTCCGTCCCGGACATCTCGGGCAAGGCCATCGCCAACCTGGAGATCGAGTCGCTGAAGCACGTGGCGCCGACCTTCCACGGCGACACGATCTACGGCGAGACGACCGTGCTCGACAAGTGGCCGTCGAAGTCGAAGAACGACCGCGGGATCGTGTACGTGGAGACCAAGGGCTACAAGCAGGACGGCACGCTGGTGTGCGTGTTCCGCCGCAAGGTGATGGTGCCGACCGAGACGTACATCAAGGAGCGCGGCGGCGAGCAGCCCGGCCGCCCCCAGCTCAAGGAGCAGGAGAAGTAGCCATGGCGCGACTCGCCCAGACCCACGGACTGACCGACGTCCAGCAGGAGATCCTGTCGACGGTCCGCGACTTCGTGGACAAGGAGATCATCCCGGTCGCGACGGAGCTGGAGCACCGCGACGAGTACCCGCAGCAGATCGTCGACGGTCTGAAGGAGCTGGGGCTCTTCGGTCTGATGATCCCCGAGGAGTACGGCGGTCTGGGCGAGTCCCTGCTCACGTACGCGCTGTGCGTGGAGGAGATCGCCCGGGGCTGGATGTCGGTGTCCGGGATCATCAACACGCACTTCATCGTGGCGTACATGCTCAAGCAGCACGGCACCGAGGAGCAGAAGAACCACTTCCTGCCGAGGATGGCGGCCGGTGACGTCCGGGGCGCCTTCTCGATGTCGGAGCCGGGGCTCGGCTCCGATGTGTCGGCGATCACATCGAAGGCGGTCAAGGACGGCGACGAGTACGTCCTGAACGGTCAGAAGATGTGGCTCACGAACGGCGGGACGTCAACGCTCGTCGCCGTACTCGTCCGAAGTGAGGAAGGACACCCGGAGGGGACCGCTCCGCACAAGTCGATGACGACCTTCTTGATCGAGAAGGAGCCCGGATTCGGAGAGGTCCTGCCCGGACTCACCATTCCCGGGAAGATTGACAAGATGGGTTACAAGGGCGTAGACACGACCGAACTCATCATGGACGGACTACGCATTCCGGCCAATCGTGTACTCGGCGGCACCACCGGCCGAGGGTTTTACCAAATGATGGACGGTGTCGAGGTTGGACGCGTGAATGTGGCGGCCCGTGGCTGCGGTGTCGCACAGCGTGCATTCGAACTCGGCGTCCAGTACGCCCAGCAGCGGCACACTTTCGGCAAGCAGATCGCCCAGCACCAGGCGATCCAGTTCAAGCTGGCCGAGATGGCCACCAAGGTCGAGGCCGCTCATGCAATGATGGTGAACGCAGCACGCAAAAAGGACTCCGGAGAACGAAACGACCTCGAAGCAGGAATGGCGAAGTACCTCGCCTCCGAATACTGCAAAGAAGTCGTCGAGGACGCCTTCCGGATCCACGGCGGTTACGGCTTCTCCAAGGAGTACGAGATCGAGCGCCTCTACCGCGAGGCGCCGATGCTGCTGATCGGCGAAGGTACCGCCGAAATCCAGAAAATGATCATCGGTCGCCGACTGCTCGAAGAGTATCGATTCCAGGGCTAGCCCAGGGTTGAATGTCTGGTTTGGGGTGTTTTCTTCGAGAAGAAGATCACACCCCGTCAGCACTCTTCGGCCGTCGACTCGGCTTCCTGGCTTGCCCAGTTGTGGCCCGCGACCGGTACGATCCCGGAAAGCCGCCGTCCCCAGTCACCGCGCGGCATCGTCCGCTACGAAGGTCATCCATGCCCCACAGCCAAACCTCTGCACCTCGCGGCCGGGTCCGCCTCGCGCGCGGAGCATCGCCGTGGCTTCTCCCGACCGTCGCCACCGCAGCCCTCAGCCTCGCCCGTTCGCGCCGCTCCGGCGCCGCCCGGGCCGTGGCCGTACCCGCCACCGCGCTCGCGGCCGGCATGCTGTGGTTCTTCCGCGACCCCGAGCGTGAGATCGCCCAGGGCCGAGTCATCTCGCCCGCCGACGGTGTGGTGCAGAGCATCATGCCGTGGAAGGACGGCCGCACTCGCGTCGCGATCTTCATGAGCCCGCTGAACGTCCACGTGAACCGCGCGCCGCTCTCCGGTACGGTCACGTCGGTGGAGCACATCCCCGGTGGGTTCGTCCCGGCGTTCAACAAGGAGAGCGAGAACAACGAGCGCGTCGTCTGGCACTTCGACACCGAACTCGGTGACATCGAGATGATCCAGATCGCCGGCGCCGTGGCTCGCCGCATCGTTCCGTACATCCCTGAGGGCACCAAGGTCGAGCAGGGTGACCGGATCGGCCTGATCCGCTTCGGCTCGCGCGTCGACATCTACCTCCCGGAGGGTGTCGAGGTCGACGTCGAGGTGGGGCAGAAGACCGTGGCTGGGGTGACTCGCATTGACCGTGATTGATCCTGATACACAGACCGGCTGGGTGCCGGAGGCCGACGAGGCGGACGACGACGCGGAGGAGATGCCGCTGTCACTGCGTCTGTCGATAGCGGACACCCTCACCCTCGGCAACGCCACGTGCGGCTTCATGGCGGTGTACTTCACCACCACGGGCATCCTGATCCCGCACCTCACCGGCAGCCAGGAGTCGGGCATGGCCCGGCACAGCGCGGCCACGGCCGTGATCCTGATGCTGTGCGCGGCGATCTTCGACCTGTTCGACGGCCTGGTGGCGCGCAAGCTGCGCTCCTCGCCGATGGGCGCGGAGCTGGACAACCTCTCCGACCTCATCAGCTTCGGCCTGGCTCCCGCGTACTTCGTCCTCGTCTACGGCATGGTCGCGGACGACGCTCACCAGCGGATGGCGGCACTGGGGGCCATCGTGGTGCTGCTGGCGGTGGTGCTGAGGCTCGCGAGATTCTCGTGCGTGACGGTGAAGGACGGCACGTTCCAGGGCATGCCGTCGCCGTTCGGCGCGCTGACCGTCGTCTCGATCGTGCTGCTTGAGCTGCCTTTCGTGGCGACCCTCCTTGCGATCCTCGGTACGGCGTGGCTGATGGTGAGCCGGGTCGAGTACCCGAAGCCGCGAGGGCCCCTCGCGGGAGCGATGCTCTCCTGGATCGTCCTCTCGATGGGTCTGCTGGCGGCCTGGGCCTTCGACGCCCCCGGCGGTCAGCTCCTCCTCCAGACGGGCTGCGCGCTGCAGCTCGTGATGGGCGCGGTGATCCCCCTCTTCGCCACGGCGCGGCGGGTGAACAACTTCCGCGGCAACCGGCGTGAGGCGCGGGCGGCGCAGTTGCCGTGACGCTCCGCTGATGGCGCGGCGTAGGGCCCCGGACCAGGTTTGGTTCGGGGCCCTACGCTTTGGGTGCGTGCGCCTTTCGCTGTGTGTGCGTGCTCGGCGTCGCTGCGGGCCTTCCCGGGGGCCTCAGCCCGCAGACCCCCGGCCTGTGCCCACCCACGGCCGACCCGGTCGGTCCATGGGTGAGAGTCGAAAGACCAAGAGACAGACCAAGAGACAGGGACGGCTCAGCCGGTCGGGGCCTGAGGATGCTCAGGTCAGGAAGTCCCGTGCGATCCGTTCCGCCACGTCCTCCAGGATCGGGCCCGCCTCCGCGATGCACCTCGCCACGTCCGGCTCCTGATCGGTCAGGGGGTACACCCGGCGGATGCCGGCCCTTCCCAGGGCCTTCGGTGGCAGGGCGAGGCGTCCGCACACCGCGACGACCTCCTTGTCCGCCGCCCGGGCCGCCGCGGCGACGCCCGCAGGGGCCTTGCCGTGCAGGGTCTGTTCGTCCAGTGAGCCCTCGCCGGTGATCACCAGGGTCGCCTTCTCCAGGGCCGTGGCGAAGCCCAGGACGTCGAGCATCACCTCGATGCCGGGGCGGAAGCGCGCGCCGAGGATCAGGGCGCCGTAGCCGATGCCGCCCGCGGCCCCGGCGCCGGGAGCGAGCGCGTGCTCGGCCGCACGGGCCCCCACCACCTTCTCCAGGACGGTGGCGAAGTGCGCGAGCGCCGTGTCGAGGGTCGTGACGTCCTCCGCACTCGCTCCCTTCTGCGGGCCGTACACGGCGGGGGCGCCCTTGGGGCCGGTCAGCGGGTTGTCTACGTCGCTCGCCAGAACGAAGTCGATGGACGCGAGACGTGCGTCGAGGGCCGACAGGTCCGCCGTCACCAGGTCGCGCAGACCTCCGCCGCCGGGCCCCACCGGCTCGCCGAAGGCGTCCAGGAAGCGGGCGCCGAGCGCGGCGAGCATGCCGGCGCCGCCGTCGGTCGTCGCGCTGCCGCCCACGCCGAACACGATCGTCCGCGCACCCGCGTCCAGCGCGGCACGCAGCAGCTCCCCGGAGCCGTACGTCGACGCCGTGAGCGGGGCGAAGACCCCGGCGGGCAGTCGCTGCAACCCACTGGCCTCGGCCATCTCCACCACGGCCGTGTCGCCGCGCAGGGCGTACGCCGCCGTCACGGGCTCGCCGAGCGGCCCGGCGACTCGTACCTCACGTCGTTCGAAGCCGGCCGCGACCGCCGCGGCCACCGTGCCGTCGCCTCCGTCGGCCACCGGCAGCGCCTCGACCTCGAGAGCGGGCAGCACGCGGCGCAGCCCCGCCGTCACCCGTTCGGCGACCTGGACGGCCGTCAGCGATCCCTTGAACTTGTCCGCGGCGATCAGCACCCGCGGGGTCCCCCTGAGGTTTCCCGTAACCGTTCCGTCCACAGCAGCGTCCGCCACCTTTGCATTCCCCTCGCTCATCGGGCCTTGCACATGTCAAGGCAGTCGCGCCGCTGCGACCCTAACCGGACCCGGACGCATCCGTCATGCCCAGGAACGGTGCGTATCACCCGTCGAACAGAAAGCGCTTCCTAGACCGGATGGAAATCGTGGCTCCGCCGACCGACGCGCGTCCGTGGCCGGAATTGGGTAAACCTTCAGCCATGATCCCTGTGGGCACCGAACTCGCCGCTCTGGGCACCGAACTCGCCGACCGCGTGCTCGGGGGCTGGCTCGGCCGGATCGCGGGCAACATGCTCGGCAAACCGGTCGAGCAGGGCGACCGCTGGACGCGGGAGCGCATCGACCGCTATCTGCGGCGGGCGGACGCCCTGCCCCTCACCGACTACCTCCCGGAGCCCGTCGACGAGGCCGACGCCCTCGCCCTGCGCCCCGAGTGGCGCCAGTGCGTGCGCGGGCGTGTCCACGGCAGCTGCCGGGACGACGACGTCGACTACGCGATCCTGGGCCTCGACCTCCTGGAGACCCACGGCTTCGGCTTCAGCACCGAGCAGGTCGGCGATCTGTGGCTGCTGCGGCTGCCGTATCTGCAGACGTTCACGGCGGAGCGGGCCGCCTATCGCAATCTCGCCAACGGTCTGAAACCGCCCCTGACCGCCACGTACGACAACCCGTACCAGGAGTGGATCGGTGCCCTCATCCGCGCCGACATCCACGGCTGGACCTCCCCGGGACTGCCCCGCCGCGCCGCCTCGCTGGCCCGTCGCGACGCCGTCCTGTCGCACACCGGCAACGGTGTGTACGGGGCTATGTGGGCCGCGGCCCTGATCGCGGCGGCGTTCACCGGAACGGGTGCGCGGGACGCCCTGGAGGAGGCGCTGGCCGTGATCCCGGCGAGCAGCCGGCTCGCTCGTACCGTGCGCCGGGTCATGTCCCTCCACGGCACCCGGATGAGCTGGGAGGACACGCTCACCACCGTGAGCGAGGAGACCTCCGGGCTGGGCTGGATCCACACGGTCCCGAACGCCGCCGTACTCACCGCCGGGCTCCTCTACGGCGACGGCGACTTCACCCGCACCATCGCGCTGACCGTCCGGGGAGGCCTGGACACCGACTCGAACGGCGCGACCGCCGGTTCGGTGGCGGGGGTGCTGTGCGGGGCGTCCGCGATCCCGCCGCAGTGGACGCGGCCGCTGGAGGACACCGTACGGAGCGCCGTGTTCGGCTTCGACGGGGCGCGGATCAGCGCACTCGCCGAGCGGACGGTGCGCTTGGCGGAGGCCGGGGTCCAGGGCGGCTGAGTGCGCGGGTGGAGCCTTGTGGGTGACGACCGGCGTGGTCGCCGCTGATTACGCTTTCCGGATGACCACTCAAGACTTCGCCACGTACCTCGCGAGCCTGCCCCGTGTGCTGGCCGGTGCCGCCGCGATCTTCCGGGACGCCGAGGGCCGGGTCCTGCTCGTCGAGCCCAACTACCGCGAGGGCTGGGCGCTGCCGGGCGGCACGATCGAGTCCGACGACGGGGAGACGCCGAGGCAGGGCGCGCGGCGCGAGACGGCCGAGGAGATCGGGCTGGACGTGGAGCTCGGGCGGCTGCTCGCCGTGGACTGGGTGCAGTGGCCCGGGCGGCAGCCGCTCGTGGCGTACGTCTACGACGGCGGGGTGCTCGGCGAGGACGACCTGATGCGGATCCGGCTCCAGGAGGAGGAACTCCTGTCGTGGCGGCTCGTCCCGCGGGACGGACTGGCCGGATATCTCCCGGGCCCGCTCGGCCGTCGCGTGCTCGCCGCGCTCGACGCGCTGGCCGACGGAACGGGGACGGTGGAGTTGGAGAACGGCCACCGGGTGGGCTGAGCCGACCGCCGCTCACCAGGGCCGGACCGCTATAACGGTCGTACGAACGGTTACAGGAGTCAGCTGACATATCGTCAACTCGCTTGTGCGGAAAGTGAGAAGAGTGCGCGATTCACGTTAATAGAACTTTAAAACGCTGGCTGAAATCGCTCCC belongs to Streptomyces graminofaciens and includes:
- a CDS encoding TetR family transcriptional regulator gives rise to the protein MSQPAKSSRTAATPDAPESAASSRAAAQRLKMRRELAAAAMELFSTKGYEATTVDEIAAAAGVARRTFFRHFRSKEEAIFPDHDDTLIRAEAVLNAAPAHEHPLDTVCRGIKEVMKMYAARPEISVARYKLTREVPTLREAEIASVARYERLFTRYLLGHFDEHAHHDDVGDDPLLAEVAASAVVTAHNHVLRRWLRSGAQGDVEAQLDHAFAIVRRTFGTGIGAGRTTAPQPAAATASTHGEVLVTVARTDAPLDEVMRTIEEALQNR
- the ccrA gene encoding crotonyl-CoA carboxylase/reductase produces the protein MKEILDAIQSPESTSADFAALPLPESYRAITVHKDETEMFAGLETRDKDPRKSLHLDEVPLPELGPGEALVAVMASSVNYNSVWTSIFEPLSTFGFLERYGRLSELTKRHDLPYHVIGSDLAGVVLRTGPGVNAWKPGDEVVAHCLSVELESSDGHNDTMLDPEQRIWGFETNFGGLAEIALVKSNQLMPKPDHLSWEEAAAPGLVNSTAYRQLVSRNGAGMKQGDNVLIWGASGGLGSYATQFALAGGANPICVVSSDQKADICRAMGAEAIIDRNAEDYKFWKDEHNQDPREWKRFGKRIRELTDGEDVDIVFEHPGRETFGASVYVTRKGGTIVTCASTSGYNHEYDNRYLWMSLKRIIGSHFANYREAWEANRLIAKGKIHPTLSKVYSLEETGQAAYDVHRNLHQGKVGVLALAPEEGLGVRDHEKRAQHIDAINRFRNI
- a CDS encoding protein meaA, with product MTERQKDRPWLMRTYAGHSTAEASNELYRRNLAKGQTGLSVAFDLPTQTGYDSDHILARGEVGRVGVPVAHLGDMRRLFQDIPLEQMNTSMTINATAMWLLALYQVVAEEQGVDITQLQGTTQNDIVKEYLSRGTHVFPPVPSLRLTTDMIAYTVSHIPKWNPINICSYHLQEAGATPVQEIAYAMSTAIAVLDAVRDSGQVPAEKFGDVVARISFFVNAGVRFIEEMCKMRAFGRIWDKVTRERYGIENAKQRRFRYGVQVNSLGLTEAQPENNVQRIVLEMLAVTLSKDARARAVQLPAWNEALGLPRPWDQQWSLRIQQVLAHESDLLEYEDIFEGSHVIEAKVAKLVEESLTEIDRIQEMGGAMAAVESGYLKSQLVSSHAERRGRIESGQEKIVGVNIFESTEPNPLTADLDAAIQTVDPAVEARVIASLRNWRDTRYQPPFNHPRPCKALERLKEAAKGTDNLMEATLECARAGVTTGEWAGALREVFGEFRAPTGVSSAPVAVPVEEGSALSGVRRKVELTAKDLNVGKLRFLVGKPGLDGHSNGAEQIAVRARDAGFEVVYQGIRLTPEQIVDAALAEDVHAVGLSILSGSHAQLVPDVLERLREAGAHDIPVIAGGIIPNGDAEQLRAAGVAAVFTPKDFDITGIIGRIVDEIRKANKLDPLEVPA
- a CDS encoding HpcH/HpaI aldolase/citrate lyase family protein; translation: MTVNRLRPRRSCLAVPGSNPRFLEKAQGLPADQVFLDLEDACAPLAKPEARHTIVKFLNEGDWTGKTRVVRVNDWTTEWTYRDVVTVVEGAGQNLDCIMLPKVQTAQQVVALDLLLTQIEKTMGFEVGKIGIEAQIENAQGLNNVNEIATASQRVETIIFGPADFMASINMKSLVVGEQPPGYPADAYHYILMKILMAARANNLQAIDGPYLQIRNIDGYREVAQRAAALGFDGKWVLHPGQVEASNEIFSPSQEDYDHAELILDAYDYYTSEAGGRKGSAMLGDEMIDEASRKMALVISGKGRAAGMQRTSKFEIPEA
- a CDS encoding MaoC family dehydratase; protein product: MQFGRTYEEFEVGAVYKHWPGKTVTEYDDHLFCLLTMNHHPLHMDTNYAEKTTDFGKNVVVGNYIYSLLLGMSVPDISGKAIANLEIESLKHVAPTFHGDTIYGETTVLDKWPSKSKNDRGIVYVETKGYKQDGTLVCVFRRKVMVPTETYIKERGGEQPGRPQLKEQEK
- a CDS encoding acyl-CoA dehydrogenase family protein: MARLAQTHGLTDVQQEILSTVRDFVDKEIIPVATELEHRDEYPQQIVDGLKELGLFGLMIPEEYGGLGESLLTYALCVEEIARGWMSVSGIINTHFIVAYMLKQHGTEEQKNHFLPRMAAGDVRGAFSMSEPGLGSDVSAITSKAVKDGDEYVLNGQKMWLTNGGTSTLVAVLVRSEEGHPEGTAPHKSMTTFLIEKEPGFGEVLPGLTIPGKIDKMGYKGVDTTELIMDGLRIPANRVLGGTTGRGFYQMMDGVEVGRVNVAARGCGVAQRAFELGVQYAQQRHTFGKQIAQHQAIQFKLAEMATKVEAAHAMMVNAARKKDSGERNDLEAGMAKYLASEYCKEVVEDAFRIHGGYGFSKEYEIERLYREAPMLLIGEGTAEIQKMIIGRRLLEEYRFQG
- a CDS encoding phosphatidylserine decarboxylase; the protein is MPHSQTSAPRGRVRLARGASPWLLPTVATAALSLARSRRSGAARAVAVPATALAAGMLWFFRDPEREIAQGRVISPADGVVQSIMPWKDGRTRVAIFMSPLNVHVNRAPLSGTVTSVEHIPGGFVPAFNKESENNERVVWHFDTELGDIEMIQIAGAVARRIVPYIPEGTKVEQGDRIGLIRFGSRVDIYLPEGVEVDVEVGQKTVAGVTRIDRD
- the pssA gene encoding CDP-diacylglycerol--serine O-phosphatidyltransferase codes for the protein MTVIDPDTQTGWVPEADEADDDAEEMPLSLRLSIADTLTLGNATCGFMAVYFTTTGILIPHLTGSQESGMARHSAATAVILMLCAAIFDLFDGLVARKLRSSPMGAELDNLSDLISFGLAPAYFVLVYGMVADDAHQRMAALGAIVVLLAVVLRLARFSCVTVKDGTFQGMPSPFGALTVVSIVLLELPFVATLLAILGTAWLMVSRVEYPKPRGPLAGAMLSWIVLSMGLLAAWAFDAPGGQLLLQTGCALQLVMGAVIPLFATARRVNNFRGNRREARAAQLP